From a single Fulvivirga ulvae genomic region:
- a CDS encoding TonB-dependent receptor, with translation MQKQFTILLLVLFIFPLWASAQTIQGIVKGADGPVIGATISTADGLGTTTDVNGKYSLSLSAGTHTVTTSYIGLISQTRDFTLTEGETTTWDIAMEEDQLTLQDIVIVGSRNAPRSSTDTPLPVDMVAADELVSTGQPTFDKALQYRVPSFNTVQTPVNDATSLLDPYEIRNMGPSRTLILINGKRKNLSSLLYTQTSPGRGETGADISAIPTDAIKRVEILRDGASAQYGSDAIAGVMNIILKDNADGGYVTLRTGITSEGDGEMIGVALNNGSTLGDNKGFINYTLDLSKVNLANRPGTVDAEGEAADFGADIEDVEAFLALKPDAGNINGSPETTAAKFVVNSGLDLSESTNLYFNAAYVYKKVNSFANYRTPYWRTLDDFPYLADFFPDGPGRSYVGYVPTFDGDLNDYNGTVGFKSKLNDWIYDASFTTGGNKQTYTVRNSHNRNTVLSPPTYLGDLNNNGVVDADEIQQGVNLYRENSPISFDPGGTKFSHIVGNLDISRVISDQLGIAFGAEFRSETFEVIEGELASYDGGGADSFAGNRPENSGKFNRYNFGGYVDIAFDVTKDFLLNGTARVENYSDFGDAFVWKLSTRYKVLDDKLTLRSSLSTGFRAPTLHQIYTQKAQYSFVPGQGIQVGGLVNNVSPQAKLLGIPQLDAEKSTNFTAGFGSRLSNKLDFTVDYYNIQVKDRIVLSTEIGPTEAGDTPLDDLLAANNLSDVSFFVNAIDTRTSGIDVVANYKNIPLGNGMLGFNLSGNYTIENERDGAVNNPTIVEQGQQSVVNETQEALFFTSRPKTKWILGAHYDIGKFNLAVNNTYFGETTFRQQGMSTDLKTEFAPKIVTDLSVNYTATEKVNITFNVNNIFNVLPEWEFVALNANGEAILADPAQTKVQSNLITFNQRYSQMTYDGYHFSQLGTMFNLAVNVRF, from the coding sequence ATGCAAAAACAATTTACAATTTTATTACTTGTACTGTTTATTTTCCCTTTGTGGGCAAGTGCGCAGACGATCCAGGGGATCGTTAAGGGGGCTGATGGCCCGGTTATCGGTGCCACCATAAGCACCGCAGACGGGCTAGGCACCACTACCGATGTAAACGGTAAGTACTCACTTAGCCTCTCAGCAGGTACTCATACAGTTACAACCAGCTATATCGGTTTAATTTCTCAAACCAGAGACTTTACCTTGACCGAGGGAGAAACTACTACCTGGGATATCGCCATGGAAGAGGATCAGCTTACTTTACAGGATATTGTGATCGTAGGTTCGCGTAATGCTCCAAGGTCATCAACTGATACTCCACTACCTGTGGATATGGTGGCGGCCGATGAGCTGGTTTCTACCGGACAGCCTACCTTTGATAAGGCGTTGCAGTACCGCGTACCATCATTTAACACGGTTCAGACTCCTGTTAATGATGCTACCTCACTACTCGACCCTTATGAGATCAGAAACATGGGTCCCAGCCGGACTTTGATCCTGATCAATGGCAAAAGGAAAAACCTGAGCTCACTCCTTTACACCCAAACCTCTCCGGGAAGAGGTGAAACGGGTGCCGACATCTCTGCTATCCCGACTGACGCCATCAAGCGCGTTGAGATACTGAGAGACGGTGCTTCTGCTCAATATGGTTCTGATGCCATTGCCGGTGTAATGAACATCATTCTTAAAGACAATGCCGATGGTGGCTACGTAACTTTGCGCACGGGCATTACCTCGGAAGGAGATGGTGAAATGATAGGTGTGGCACTGAACAACGGAAGCACACTAGGCGACAACAAAGGGTTCATCAACTACACCCTTGACCTATCCAAAGTGAACCTGGCCAACAGGCCCGGCACCGTAGATGCAGAAGGCGAGGCTGCAGATTTCGGTGCTGATATTGAAGATGTTGAAGCATTTTTGGCCCTTAAACCTGATGCCGGTAATATCAATGGTTCTCCGGAAACTACTGCTGCCAAATTTGTAGTAAACAGTGGTCTTGATCTGAGCGAATCAACAAACCTTTACTTCAATGCGGCTTATGTTTACAAAAAAGTAAACAGCTTTGCCAATTACCGTACTCCATACTGGAGAACGTTAGATGACTTTCCATATCTGGCAGACTTCTTCCCTGACGGGCCTGGTAGAAGCTACGTAGGCTATGTACCCACCTTCGATGGTGACCTGAATGACTATAATGGTACGGTAGGTTTCAAGTCTAAATTGAATGACTGGATCTATGATGCCAGTTTCACAACCGGTGGAAACAAGCAAACCTATACCGTGAGAAATTCTCACAACAGGAACACAGTGCTTTCACCTCCGACATACCTTGGAGACCTGAACAACAATGGCGTTGTAGATGCTGACGAAATTCAGCAAGGTGTTAACCTTTACAGAGAAAACAGTCCTATTTCATTTGATCCGGGTGGCACAAAGTTCTCTCATATCGTAGGTAACCTTGATATTTCAAGGGTAATTTCCGACCAGTTGGGTATTGCCTTTGGTGCCGAGTTCAGGTCTGAAACATTTGAGGTGATAGAAGGAGAGCTGGCATCGTATGACGGTGGTGGTGCAGATTCATTTGCAGGAAACAGGCCTGAGAATTCAGGAAAGTTCAATCGCTACAACTTCGGTGGTTATGTAGACATCGCTTTTGATGTAACCAAAGACTTCTTGTTAAACGGTACAGCCCGTGTTGAAAACTACAGCGACTTTGGTGATGCATTTGTCTGGAAGTTAAGCACCAGATACAAAGTACTTGATGATAAACTGACTTTAAGATCATCACTTTCCACCGGTTTCAGGGCTCCTACCCTGCATCAGATCTACACACAAAAGGCTCAGTACAGCTTTGTGCCCGGTCAGGGTATCCAGGTTGGAGGTTTGGTAAACAACGTATCACCTCAGGCAAAACTCTTAGGTATCCCTCAACTTGATGCAGAGAAATCAACAAACTTTACTGCTGGTTTCGGATCAAGGCTGAGCAACAAACTGGATTTCACTGTAGATTACTACAACATTCAGGTGAAAGACAGAATTGTATTAAGTACTGAAATTGGTCCTACAGAAGCCGGCGATACTCCTTTGGATGATCTCCTTGCCGCCAACAACCTTTCTGATGTAAGCTTCTTCGTAAATGCCATCGACACCAGAACTTCAGGCATTGATGTGGTAGCCAACTACAAAAACATTCCCCTTGGTAACGGCATGTTGGGCTTCAACTTATCAGGAAACTATACTATTGAAAACGAAAGAGATGGAGCAGTAAACAACCCTACCATTGTGGAACAAGGACAGCAATCTGTTGTTAACGAAACTCAGGAAGCATTGTTCTTCACATCAAGACCAAAGACAAAGTGGATTCTTGGTGCTCATTATGACATCGGAAAATTCAATCTGGCGGTAAACAACACCTACTTTGGAGAAACAACTTTCAGACAGCAGGGCATGAGCACTGACCTCAAAACGGAATTTGCTCCTAAAATCGTAACTGACTTAAGTGTAAACTACACGGCCACAGAAAAGGTAAATATCACGTTCAACGTCAATAACATTTTCAATGTATTACCTGAATGGGAGTTTGTAGCCCTGAACGCTAATGGAGAAGCCATACTTGCTGACCCGGCTCAAACTAAAGTGCAATCTAACTTAATCACATTCAACCAGCGTTACTCTCAAATGACTTACGATGGCTATCACTTTAGCCAATTGGGCACAATGTTCAACCTGGCTGTAAATGTAAGGTTCTAG
- the dnaE gene encoding DNA polymerase III subunit alpha produces the protein MYLIFDTETTGLPHNYSAPITDLDNWPRLVQIAWQLHDNKGNLLSSQNFIVKPEGFTIPYNSEKVHGISTKRALEEGHPLEEVLNIFSKDLEAAQVVIGHNIDFDNRIVGTEYVRVGQSDQGHGLQEKNKIDTAEVSTEFCQLQGGIGGRLKAPKLIELHEKLFGSKFNDAHDAAYDVDATAKCFFGLITKKVVEPLDDTDVAEITYEAPELADANFAKIEEASEVNFGGDREAAKKIDYPFSHLHVHSQFSVLQAVPDIKGLVAKAKEYNMPAVALTDLGNMFGAFKFVREALNNEIKPIVGCEFYVAEERTKLKFTKDNPDKRYNQVLIAKNKNGYHNLAKLSSLAYIEGLYGIYPRIDKDLIKAYSEDVIALTGGLNSEIPYLILNVGEHQAEEAFQWYLEVFKDDFYVEFLRHGDIAGQGLEEENRVNSVLLDFARKYHVKIIAANDVYYLSEEDAEAHDVLLCVKDGEMKSTPIGRGRGYRFGFPNNEYYFKSQEEMKIVFSDIPEAIENLSELVDKIEVYKLDRDVLLPAFGIPEEFKDSEDEKDGGKRGENAFLRHLTYEGAKKRYPEITDEIRERLDFELETIKNTGYPGYFLIVQDFTSKAREMGVSVGPGRGSAAGSAVAYCIGITNVDPIAYDLLFERFLNPDRVSLPDIDIDFDDEGRDKVIQYVINKYGKQQVAQIITYGTMAAKSSIRDAARVMELSLSEANDLAKLVPEKPGTSLDKAFKEVKELEEFRKGSDLKAKVLNQAKILEGSVRNTGTHACGVIITPDDLTKFIPVSTARDSEMLVTQFDNSVVENAGMLKMDFLGLKTLTIIKSAIANVKRRHGVEIDIDTIPLDDQKTYELYQRGETNGTFQFESPGMQKHLRALKPDKFEDLIAMNALYRPGPMEYIPNFISRKHGEEEITYDIQDMEEYLAETYGITVYQEQVMLLSQKLAGFSKGDADVLRKAMGKKIFALLEKLKPKFIDGGKERGHDPEVLGKVWKDWEAFAAYAFNKSHSTCYSLVAYQTAYLKAHYPAEYMAAVLTHNQSNIEKVTFFMEECRSLGIKVLGPHVNESAVNFAVNKEGEIRFGLGAIKGSGDAAVENIIEEREKNGPYKDIFDFAERVNLRMVNKKTFECLAMSGAFDCFEEFHRRQYLHAPENDQTLIEKVIKYANKMQMEAESSQASLFGGDTGVDTPKPKIPYMEPFGEIEKLNIERDVVGLYISGHPLDDFKFEIDSFCNTELNDLNDLPPLQNKEVKVAGVVSGFAHRTTKGGKPFGTLTMEDYNGNFTFFLFGDDYIKFKEYLMQGWFLYIQGRVMERKWGDKSLEFKILNIELLNDLRDKRTKGLMVNINLNEINETVIKNLEEVCLQYRGDCALHMNLVDVQENISVEMMSRKYKVNPSNEMIEKMKQIPAVHCKVLV, from the coding sequence ATGTATTTAATTTTTGATACCGAAACCACAGGTTTACCTCATAATTATAGTGCCCCTATTACCGATCTGGATAACTGGCCCAGGCTGGTACAAATAGCGTGGCAGTTGCATGACAACAAGGGAAACCTGCTTTCCAGTCAAAATTTCATCGTTAAACCGGAAGGGTTTACCATACCCTATAACTCTGAAAAAGTCCACGGGATCTCTACCAAGCGTGCACTTGAAGAAGGACATCCCCTGGAAGAAGTTCTCAACATCTTCTCCAAAGACCTTGAAGCCGCGCAGGTCGTCATCGGCCATAATATAGACTTTGATAACCGCATAGTCGGTACTGAATATGTAAGGGTTGGGCAGAGCGATCAGGGGCACGGCCTGCAGGAGAAAAATAAAATAGATACGGCCGAGGTCTCCACCGAATTCTGTCAGCTTCAAGGTGGTATAGGAGGCCGGTTAAAGGCACCGAAACTGATCGAGCTGCATGAAAAGCTTTTCGGCTCCAAGTTCAATGATGCTCACGATGCTGCCTATGATGTTGACGCTACAGCAAAATGTTTCTTTGGCCTGATAACCAAAAAAGTGGTAGAACCACTGGACGACACTGATGTAGCAGAGATCACTTATGAAGCACCTGAGCTTGCCGATGCCAACTTCGCCAAAATCGAAGAAGCCTCAGAAGTAAACTTTGGAGGTGACAGGGAGGCAGCAAAAAAGATAGACTATCCTTTCTCACACTTGCATGTACACTCACAGTTTTCGGTACTGCAAGCCGTACCGGACATTAAAGGACTTGTAGCCAAAGCCAAAGAATACAACATGCCTGCAGTTGCCCTTACCGATCTGGGCAATATGTTTGGTGCCTTCAAATTTGTACGTGAGGCCCTGAACAATGAGATCAAACCCATCGTTGGTTGTGAGTTTTATGTAGCAGAAGAACGAACAAAACTTAAATTCACCAAAGACAATCCTGACAAGCGTTACAATCAGGTATTGATCGCCAAAAACAAAAACGGATACCATAACCTCGCAAAACTCAGCTCTCTGGCTTACATAGAAGGTCTGTACGGCATCTACCCGCGTATTGACAAAGATCTGATCAAAGCCTATTCTGAAGATGTTATCGCACTGACAGGCGGACTGAACAGCGAAATTCCTTACCTGATCCTGAACGTAGGTGAACACCAGGCCGAAGAAGCCTTTCAGTGGTATCTGGAGGTATTCAAAGATGATTTTTATGTAGAATTCCTTCGTCACGGAGATATCGCCGGGCAGGGGCTTGAAGAAGAAAACAGGGTAAACAGCGTACTTCTTGACTTTGCCAGAAAATATCATGTAAAAATAATTGCCGCCAACGACGTTTATTATCTCAGCGAGGAAGATGCGGAAGCTCATGATGTATTGCTATGCGTAAAGGACGGCGAAATGAAATCTACTCCTATTGGACGTGGCCGTGGATACAGATTCGGGTTCCCGAACAATGAATATTACTTCAAATCTCAGGAAGAGATGAAAATTGTATTCAGTGATATTCCTGAAGCCATAGAGAATCTCTCCGAACTGGTTGACAAAATTGAAGTTTATAAGCTGGACAGGGACGTACTCCTTCCTGCGTTCGGAATCCCTGAAGAATTTAAGGATTCTGAGGATGAAAAAGACGGAGGCAAACGCGGAGAAAATGCATTTTTACGTCACCTAACCTATGAAGGTGCAAAAAAACGCTATCCCGAAATTACCGATGAGATCAGGGAACGTCTCGACTTTGAGTTGGAAACCATCAAAAACACCGGCTATCCGGGTTATTTCCTGATCGTTCAGGACTTTACCAGCAAGGCTCGGGAAATGGGTGTATCAGTGGGCCCGGGACGGGGTTCGGCCGCAGGGTCGGCAGTAGCTTACTGTATCGGAATTACCAACGTAGACCCTATTGCTTACGATCTCCTTTTTGAGCGTTTTTTGAATCCTGACAGGGTATCACTTCCTGATATTGATATTGACTTCGACGATGAAGGCCGTGATAAGGTTATTCAATATGTAATTAATAAATATGGTAAGCAGCAGGTAGCTCAGATCATTACTTATGGTACTATGGCTGCAAAATCTTCCATCCGGGATGCAGCCCGTGTGATGGAGCTATCACTCTCCGAAGCCAATGACCTCGCCAAACTTGTACCCGAGAAACCGGGAACATCATTAGACAAAGCTTTTAAGGAAGTTAAAGAGCTTGAAGAGTTTCGCAAAGGTAGCGATCTGAAGGCCAAAGTACTCAACCAGGCTAAAATTCTGGAAGGCTCGGTAAGGAATACAGGTACGCATGCCTGCGGTGTTATCATTACCCCTGATGACTTGACCAAATTTATTCCTGTTTCTACCGCCAGGGACTCAGAGATGCTCGTTACGCAGTTTGACAACAGTGTGGTTGAGAATGCAGGGATGCTTAAAATGGACTTTTTGGGTCTTAAAACCCTTACCATTATTAAGTCTGCCATTGCCAATGTTAAAAGACGTCATGGCGTTGAAATTGACATTGACACCATACCTTTAGATGATCAAAAAACCTATGAGCTTTATCAACGTGGCGAGACAAACGGTACTTTCCAGTTTGAGTCTCCCGGTATGCAGAAGCACCTCAGGGCATTAAAGCCGGATAAATTCGAGGATCTCATAGCCATGAACGCCCTCTACAGACCGGGGCCAATGGAATACATCCCTAACTTTATCTCCAGAAAGCACGGTGAAGAAGAAATCACCTACGACATCCAGGATATGGAAGAGTACCTGGCAGAGACATATGGAATTACAGTATACCAGGAGCAGGTGATGTTGCTGTCGCAGAAACTGGCGGGCTTTTCCAAAGGTGACGCTGACGTTCTGCGTAAGGCCATGGGTAAGAAAATATTTGCTCTTCTGGAAAAATTAAAGCCAAAATTCATTGATGGAGGTAAGGAAAGGGGCCATGACCCCGAAGTTCTTGGAAAAGTATGGAAAGACTGGGAAGCTTTTGCTGCCTATGCCTTCAATAAATCGCACTCTACGTGTTATTCACTGGTGGCTTACCAGACAGCATACCTCAAGGCCCACTACCCTGCCGAGTATATGGCCGCTGTACTTACACATAACCAGAGTAATATTGAAAAGGTAACCTTCTTTATGGAGGAGTGCCGAAGCCTGGGCATAAAGGTACTTGGCCCGCACGTGAATGAATCTGCTGTAAACTTTGCGGTTAACAAAGAGGGAGAAATTCGTTTCGGACTTGGAGCTATTAAAGGAAGCGGTGATGCCGCAGTGGAAAACATCATCGAAGAACGTGAAAAAAATGGCCCTTATAAGGATATTTTCGACTTTGCCGAACGTGTCAACCTGAGAATGGTGAACAAAAAAACCTTCGAGTGCCTGGCTATGTCCGGGGCGTTTGATTGCTTTGAAGAGTTTCACCGCCGCCAGTATCTCCATGCCCCTGAAAATGATCAGACTTTGATCGAAAAAGTCATCAAATATGCCAACAAAATGCAGATGGAGGCAGAAAGCTCGCAGGCCAGCCTCTTTGGCGGTGATACCGGTGTAGATACGCCAAAGCCGAAAATCCCGTACATGGAGCCTTTCGGCGAAATAGAAAAACTGAATATTGAGCGTGATGTGGTAGGGCTCTACATTTCAGGCCACCCGCTTGATGATTTCAAATTTGAAATTGACAGTTTTTGTAACACAGAACTAAATGACCTCAATGACCTGCCACCACTACAAAATAAAGAGGTTAAGGTAGCCGGAGTAGTTTCAGGGTTTGCTCACCGAACAACCAAAGGAGGAAAACCTTTTGGCACGCTGACTATGGAAGACTACAACGGCAATTTTACTTTCTTCCTTTTTGGTGACGACTATATTAAATTTAAAGAATACCTCATGCAAGGCTGGTTCCTTTACATACAGGGCCGCGTAATGGAAAGGAAGTGGGGAGATAAAAGTTTAGAGTTCAAAATCCTGAACATAGAGCTGCTCAACGACCTCAGGGATAAGCGCACCAAAGGTCTTATGGTCAACATCAATCTTAATGAGATCAATGAGACCGTCATTAAAAACCTCGAAGAAGTGTGCCTGCAATATAGAGGGGACTGTGCCCTTCACATGAACCTGGTGGACGTACAGGAGAACATTTCAGTGGAAATGATGTCTCGTAAATACAAGGTAAATCCAAGCAATGAAATGATAGAGAAGATGAAACAAATACCCGCAGTTCATTGTAAAGTATTGGTTTAA
- a CDS encoding TonB-dependent receptor, producing MLKLIKKILIMALGSIAVIVQAAEAHHAKVKSVREVYIDLHLRKATLKEAFAQMEDKTNFRFHYCDDDINEHLHLTKEYKNSSIASILQDLSKEARLKFRQINEDISVSKLRYRDRKEETVQVDVITKTISITVFDENQQPLPGVNVVVKGTATGGTTDLSGNLVLDIPDDATLVFSYIGYKTQEVAVGDNSTLTINMELDEAQLQEVVVVGSRNQNRTVLETPVPVDIIAVDEIIKDVPQLEVGQILNYVAPSFSSNRQTIADGTDHVDPASLRGLGVDHVLVLINGKRRHNSALVNVNGSVGRGSVGTDLNTIPAAAIKRIEVLRDGAAAQYGSDAIAGVINIVLKDKVDELYFSGTLGQTYEGDGENAQFNVNYGFKVGERGFINLTGQYQYRGRIDRAGEWDGTVFKTDWDGSSPGIYAENFQAGDFSPFDVGKKLTQQEADAINDANAFTNNLTPQQEEALINQNGGRRAFTMKVGQSEAINTAFTMNSSFEIDDDKEFYIFGGLNSRRGQATGFYRLPNQDRTLTTVYPNGFLPEINSEIFDGAITGGLRGQIGEWYVDFSNTFGTNSFTYHVTNSLNASRGNSTATTFNAGGFKFSQNTTNLDFNRYFPDQIEGINVAFGAEYRVDTYEIFAGEEASYRNYGNVNVIDTLADGSPFSNEFNQVNIFYNRPGGAQVFPGFQPENELKESRSNVALYSDIELNFTKDLFIDVAARYEDYSDFGNTFNWKVASRWSVTKPLAIRAAVSTGFRAPSLPQRYYNSTSTLFFLNAEGVNVPNEVGTFRNDSRIAELFGIPNLSNENSINVSAGITWQINDNLNFTLDGYGIRIEDRVVLTGSFSSSSSDEIAAILNEANAASATFFVNAIDTETKGLDMILTHRTPLAGGTLRSSLAANFTSTEVTDVNIPSSLQGAPDQFFNREERNRFEDALPQSKINLTLLYHIGKFNITLSNVRFGEVWVRTVNTDTNGDFIDQEFGAKIITDLSIGYNITDHINLTVGANNLFDIYPDENRAEFRSNERFVYSRRATQFGFNGGFYFARLNLTL from the coding sequence ATGTTAAAACTGATCAAAAAAATCCTCATCATGGCACTGGGCTCCATAGCAGTCATTGTTCAGGCTGCAGAAGCACATCATGCCAAGGTGAAGAGTGTAAGAGAAGTTTACATCGATCTGCACCTCAGGAAAGCGACTTTAAAAGAAGCTTTTGCACAAATGGAAGACAAAACAAATTTCCGTTTCCACTATTGCGACGATGACATCAATGAGCACCTGCACCTCACTAAGGAATACAAAAATTCATCTATCGCCTCCATCCTCCAGGACCTATCCAAAGAAGCCCGCCTCAAATTTCGCCAGATCAACGAAGACATTAGCGTAAGTAAACTACGATACCGGGACAGAAAGGAAGAAACAGTCCAGGTAGATGTTATCACCAAAACCATATCAATTACTGTATTTGATGAGAACCAACAACCCCTCCCAGGGGTGAATGTGGTAGTTAAAGGCACAGCAACGGGTGGCACAACTGATCTTTCCGGAAACCTGGTACTTGATATTCCCGATGATGCAACACTGGTGTTCAGCTACATAGGGTATAAAACCCAGGAGGTAGCCGTGGGAGATAACTCTACGCTAACCATTAACATGGAGCTGGATGAGGCCCAGCTGCAAGAGGTAGTAGTAGTAGGCAGCAGAAACCAAAACCGTACTGTACTGGAAACGCCCGTTCCGGTTGATATAATTGCAGTTGATGAAATAATTAAAGACGTACCCCAACTTGAAGTAGGACAAATTCTGAATTATGTCGCCCCTTCATTTTCTTCCAACCGCCAAACTATAGCCGATGGCACAGATCATGTTGATCCGGCTTCACTCAGAGGGCTGGGTGTAGATCATGTATTGGTACTGATCAATGGCAAACGGAGACATAACTCTGCACTAGTCAATGTTAATGGTTCCGTCGGACGTGGTTCCGTAGGTACCGATTTGAACACTATACCTGCCGCAGCTATTAAACGCATAGAAGTGCTGCGAGATGGTGCCGCTGCCCAATACGGATCGGATGCCATTGCTGGTGTCATTAACATTGTGCTGAAGGACAAAGTGGACGAACTTTATTTTTCGGGTACCCTGGGACAGACCTACGAAGGAGATGGAGAAAATGCCCAGTTTAATGTAAATTATGGCTTTAAAGTTGGTGAAAGAGGCTTCATAAACCTGACCGGGCAGTACCAGTATCGCGGCCGAATTGATCGTGCGGGGGAATGGGACGGCACAGTTTTCAAAACTGATTGGGATGGCTCATCGCCAGGCATATACGCCGAAAATTTTCAGGCGGGAGATTTCAGTCCGTTTGATGTGGGTAAAAAGTTAACACAGCAAGAGGCTGATGCCATTAATGACGCCAATGCTTTTACCAATAACCTCACTCCGCAACAAGAGGAAGCATTGATCAACCAGAACGGGGGCCGCAGAGCTTTTACCATGAAGGTAGGTCAGTCCGAAGCCATCAATACCGCCTTTACGATGAACAGCTCTTTTGAGATAGATGATGATAAAGAGTTTTACATATTCGGTGGCTTAAACTCCAGAAGAGGCCAGGCCACGGGTTTTTACAGGTTACCCAATCAGGACCGTACACTAACTACGGTATACCCCAATGGCTTTCTGCCCGAAATCAACTCTGAAATTTTTGATGGCGCCATTACGGGCGGCCTCAGAGGGCAAATAGGAGAATGGTATGTAGACTTTAGCAATACCTTCGGCACCAACTCATTTACTTACCACGTTACCAACTCGCTTAATGCTTCACGAGGAAATAGTACAGCAACAACATTCAATGCTGGTGGCTTCAAATTTTCCCAAAATACCACCAACCTCGATTTCAACAGATACTTTCCTGATCAAATTGAAGGGATAAATGTGGCCTTTGGCGCTGAGTACCGCGTAGATACTTATGAAATATTTGCCGGAGAAGAAGCCTCTTACAGGAACTATGGCAATGTAAATGTGATAGACACTCTTGCGGACGGGTCCCCGTTTTCAAATGAGTTTAACCAGGTCAATATCTTTTACAATCGTCCCGGAGGAGCCCAGGTATTTCCGGGCTTCCAGCCTGAAAATGAGCTTAAGGAAAGCCGCTCAAATGTTGCCCTTTATTCAGATATAGAGCTAAACTTTACCAAAGATCTTTTCATTGATGTAGCCGCCAGGTATGAAGACTACAGCGATTTCGGAAATACATTTAACTGGAAAGTAGCCAGCAGATGGTCTGTCACCAAGCCATTGGCCATTCGTGCAGCGGTAAGCACAGGTTTCAGGGCACCATCGTTACCTCAACGATACTACAATAGTACTTCTACTTTGTTTTTTCTCAATGCAGAAGGTGTAAATGTGCCTAATGAAGTGGGTACATTCAGAAACGACTCACGCATAGCTGAGCTTTTTGGTATACCCAATCTATCCAACGAAAATTCAATAAATGTGAGTGCCGGTATTACCTGGCAGATTAATGATAATCTCAATTTCACTTTAGACGGTTACGGCATCCGTATTGAAGACCGGGTGGTACTTACCGGCTCGTTCAGTTCAAGCAGCAGTGATGAAATAGCAGCAATTCTTAATGAAGCCAATGCTGCCTCGGCTACGTTCTTTGTCAATGCCATAGATACAGAAACCAAAGGGCTGGATATGATCCTTACACACAGAACTCCTTTAGCAGGTGGAACTCTAAGATCGTCACTTGCCGCTAATTTCACCTCTACAGAAGTTACAGATGTCAATATCCCTTCAAGTCTTCAGGGAGCACCCGATCAATTCTTTAACCGGGAGGAAAGAAACCGCTTTGAAGATGCTCTGCCACAATCAAAAATAAACCTCACTCTGCTTTATCATATTGGCAAATTCAATATTACCCTTTCCAACGTCAGGTTCGGAGAAGTTTGGGTAAGAACTGTCAATACCGACACCAACGGTGATTTTATAGATCAGGAATTTGGCGCAAAAATAATCACAGACCTTAGTATTGGATATAATATTACCGACCATATCAATCTTACAGTTGGGGCAAACAACCTCTTCGACATATATCCGGATGAAAACCGGGCTGAATTCAGGAGTAACGAACGGTTTGTCTACTCCAGGCGGGCCACCCAATTCGGATTTAACGGAGGATTCTATTTTGCCCGGCTAAACCTCACTTTATAA